The Apium graveolens cultivar Ventura chromosome 6, ASM990537v1, whole genome shotgun sequence genome contains a region encoding:
- the LOC141666864 gene encoding heavy metal-associated isoprenylated plant protein 7-like yields MGEEEKKGGEEKAEEMKKAEEVKKEEVKEEKKQEDNNKVEQPKEAAPPPPPPPQVIVLRVFMHCEGCARKVRACLKGFPGVEGVETDCKSHKVVVKGEKADPVKVVERIQRKSHRQVELLSPIPKPQEPAAEEPKAAEVKEVTKPEEKKQEPQVITVVLKVHMHCEACAQEIKKRIMRMKGVENAEPDLINSQVTVKGVFEAPKLVEYVYKRTGKQAVIVKQDPEKKEEKEVKKGDEGGDKEAKKGEEAAGDGKEKKEGGGEEAAKPEASSAAVEQENAQVLDMKKHEFYYYHPQSYQMYPQTFTAESYSSNSYPPAPQMFSDENPNACSVM; encoded by the exons ATGGGAGAG GAAGAAAAGAAAGGCGGAGAAGAGAAAGCAGAGGAAATGAAGAAAGCAGAGGAAGTGAAGAAAGAAGAAGTTAAAGAAGAGAAGAAACAAGAAGACAACAACAAAGTTGAGCAACCAAAAGAGGCGGCGCCGCCACCACCGCCGCCACCTCAAGTGATTGTGTTGAGAGTGTTCATGCATTGTGAAGGCTGTGCTAGAAAAGTCAGGGCATGTCTTAAAGGATTTCCAG GAGTGGAAGGTGTTGAAACTGATTGCAAGAGTCATAAGGTTGTAGTGAAAGGAGAGAAGGCAGATCCAGTTAAAGTAGTTGAGAGAATTCAGAGAAAGAGCCACCGTCAAGTTGAGCTTCTTTCTCCGATTCCTAAACCTCAGGAGCCTGCGGCGGAGGAGCCTAAGGCTGCAGAGGTCAAAGAAGTTACCAAACCGGAAGAGAAAAAACAAGAg CCTCAGGTAATTACAGTGGTGTTGAAAGTGCACATGCATTGCGAGGCCTGTGCTCAAGAAATCAAGAAGCGCATAATGAGAATGAAAG GTGTTGAGAATGCAGAACCGGATCTCATAAATTCCCAAGTGACAGTGAAAGGAGTATTTGAGGCACCAAAGTTGGTGGAATATGTGTATAAGAGAACAGGTAAACAGGCAGTAATTGTGAAGCAAGACCCtgagaaaaaagaagaaaaagaagttAAGAAAGGCGATGAAGGCGGGGATAAGGAAGCAAAGAAAGGCGAGGAGGCAGCGGGAGATGGGAAAGAGAAGAAGGAAGGTGGTGGCGAGGAGGCAGCAAAACCCGAGGCTTCCTCAGCTGCTGTTGAACAAGAGAATGCACAAGTATTGGATATGAAGAAGCATGAGTTCTACTATTACCACCCTCAGAGCTATCAAATGTATCCTCAAACATTCACCGCGGAGTCATACTCATCAAACTCATATCCTCCTGCACCTCAAATGTTCAGTGATGAGAACCCTAATGCATGTTCTGTTATGTAA